From Kogia breviceps isolate mKogBre1 chromosome 2, mKogBre1 haplotype 1, whole genome shotgun sequence, one genomic window encodes:
- the LOC131750084 gene encoding small ribosomal subunit protein eS4, X isoform-like, whose translation MLDKLTSVFAPCPSTSPHKLKECLPLIIFLSNRHKYALTEGEVKKICMQGFIKIDGKVRTDITYPDGFMGVISIDKTGENFRLIRNTKDCFAIHHITPEEAKYKLCKVRKTFVGTKGIPHLVTHVACTISYPDPLVKVNDTIQIDLETGKITDFVKFDTGNLSMVTGDANLGGIGVITKKKRHSVSFDIVRVKDANGNSFAIWLSNIFVNGKNNKPWISLPQGRGICLTIAEKRDKRLVAKQSSG comes from the coding sequence ATGCTGGATAAACTGACTAGTGTGTTTGCTCCTTGTCCATCTACAAGTCCCCACAAGCTGAAGGAATGTCTCCCCCTAATCATTTTCCTAAGCAACAGACATAAGTATGCCTTAACAGAAGGTGAAGTAAAGAAGATCTGCATGCAGGGTTTCATTAAGATTGATGGCAAGGTTCGCACTGATATAACCTACCCTGATGGTTTTATGGGTGTCATCAGTATTGACAAGACTGGAGAGAATTTTCGTCTGATCCGTAACACCAAGGATTGCTTTGCTATTCATCATATTACACCTGAGGAGGCCAAGTATAAGTTGTGCAAAGTGAGAAAGACCTTTGTGGGCACAAAAGGAATCCCTCATCTGGTGACCCATGTTGCTTGCACCATCAGCTACCCTGATCCCCTTGTCAAGGTAAATGACACCATTCAAATTGATTTGGAGACTGGCAAGATTACTGATTTTGTCAAATTTGACACTGGTAACCTGAGCATGGTGACTGGAGATGCTAACCTGGGAGGAATTGGTGTgatcaccaaaaagaaaagacattctgtttcttttgataTAGTTCGTGTGAAAGATGCCAATGGCAACAGCTTCGCCATCTGGCTCTCCAACATTTTTGTTAATGGCAAAAACAACAAACCATGGATCTCTCTTCCCCAGGGAAGGGGTATCTGCCTTACCATTGCTgagaagagagacaagagacTGGTGGCCAAACAGAGCAGTGGATAA